From a region of the Synchiropus splendidus isolate RoL2022-P1 chromosome 12, RoL_Sspl_1.0, whole genome shotgun sequence genome:
- the mrpl17 gene encoding 39S ribosomal protein L17, mitochondrial has translation MRLTLQTLISHGRVARRIGLGPESRIHMLRNILTGLVRHERIETTWARADEVQFYAEKLIDYAKKGDTDEKAMKMANFWLTEKDLVPKLFKVLAPRFQEHSRSYTRLVRIPNRENLDKAKMGVLEYKGNPYPRLYPVRKENELTLINQLLKGYREERARGPKS, from the exons ATGCGACTGACGCTGCAAACGTTGATCAGCCACGGGCGGGTGGCTCGCAGGATCGGTTTGGGACCCGAGTCCAGGATCCATATGCTTCGGAACATCTTGACTGGATTGGTTCGGCACGAAAGGATCGAAACCACGTGGGCCCGGGCTGACGAGGTCCAGTTCTATGCCGAGAAG TTGATAGATTACGCCAAGAAAGGCGACACGGACGAGAAGGCGATGAAAATGGCAAACTTCTGGCTGACG GAAAAAGACCTGGTCCCCAAACTCTTCAAGGTCCTGGCTCCTCGCTTCCAGGAACACTCCAGGAGCTACACACGCTTGGTCCGGATTCCCAACAGAGAGAACCTGGACAAAGCCAAGATGGGGGTGCTGGAGTACAAAGGGAACCCGTATCCTCGACTTTACCCCGTCAGGAAGGAGAACGAACTGACGCTCATCAACCAGTTGCTGAAGGGCTACAGAGAGGAGCGAGCACGAGGCCCCAAGTCTTAG